A region of the Nocardia nova SH22a genome:
TTCCGCGGGTGTCGAGTTCGGCGGACGATACCTCCGCCCCCGGTACGGCGCCTCGTGCGACATCCTCCGCGCGCGCCCGGTCGATCAGGGCGGGTGCGGCGACCGGGGTGGCGGCCGAGGCATAGCCGACCGGTGAGAACTCGGCGTGGTGCCGGGAGTCGTCGAAGACCCCGGTGCCGATGCCGAACCCGAGCCCGACCGTCGCGACGACCGCGAAGGCGGCGGCGCCGACGAGCAGCCAGCGCAGTCCGTCGCGGACTCGGCGCAGAATCGTTGTCATGGCGGTTCCTCCTGTGGGGGTGGTGATTTCGACGGCGAGGCCACTTTCGCACCGCCGACCTGAAGGGCCGCTGAAGGTTCCTGAAGTTCCCTTCAGGA
Encoded here:
- a CDS encoding PepSY domain-containing protein; the encoded protein is MTTILRRVRDGLRWLLVGAAAFAVVATVGLGFGIGTGVFDDSRHHAEFSPVGYASAATPVAAPALIDRARAEDVARGAVPGAEVSSAELDTRGTTSVWEVELRDARGHETDVTVDAVSAAVLTVRADDD